A genomic segment from Gemmatimonadota bacterium encodes:
- a CDS encoding MBL fold metallo-hydrolase: protein MAMDPAYCIQFLGAANTVTGSRFLMERGGARLLVDCGLFQGLKVLRARNWAPFPVAPESIDAVLLTHAHLDHAGYLPRLVREGFRGRIHCTAPTADLVRVLLFDSARIQEEDARRANRRGYSRHHPAEPLYTTDDVTATLGRLTVEPLDETTPVAGLDVRYRSVGHILGASRVEVDTGAGRVTFSGDVGRPDDPVIPPPEPLDATDVLVLEGTYGAREHPAVDPRAELATLVTRTVARGGVVLVPAFAVGRAQAVLWLLHEAMEAGEVPDVPVYLDSPMAARVVSLYLDHVAHHRLSPRQCEAAFGRARVAMSVDDSKRIDQRAGPMVIVAGAGMLTGGRILHHLKVFGGDHRNTLILAGHQAAGTRGDALIRGEKELRIHGRDWPVRCEVARLDGLSAHADGRELRAWLETAPSRPRVIHLVHGEPGELDEFRRRLRGAAPSVRVADHLERWCPVP from the coding sequence ATGGCCATGGATCCCGCCTACTGCATCCAGTTTCTGGGCGCCGCGAACACGGTGACCGGCTCCCGCTTTCTGATGGAGCGTGGGGGCGCGCGGTTGCTCGTCGACTGCGGCCTGTTCCAGGGCCTGAAGGTCCTGCGCGCCCGCAACTGGGCGCCGTTTCCCGTCGCCCCGGAATCGATCGACGCGGTGCTGCTGACGCACGCCCACCTGGATCACGCGGGGTATCTGCCCAGGCTGGTCCGAGAGGGCTTCCGCGGGCGCATTCATTGCACCGCCCCCACGGCCGACCTCGTGCGGGTGCTGCTGTTCGACAGCGCTCGCATCCAGGAGGAGGACGCCCGGCGGGCGAACCGAAGGGGCTACTCCAGGCATCATCCCGCCGAGCCGCTGTACACGACCGACGATGTCACGGCCACGCTGGGGCGCCTGACGGTGGAACCCCTCGATGAGACTACGCCGGTCGCCGGCCTCGACGTCCGCTACCGATCGGTTGGGCATATCCTGGGCGCCTCTCGAGTCGAAGTGGACACCGGCGCCGGCAGGGTCACCTTCTCCGGCGACGTGGGGCGGCCCGACGATCCCGTCATCCCGCCGCCCGAGCCCCTCGACGCAACCGACGTTCTGGTGCTGGAGGGCACCTATGGGGCACGCGAGCACCCGGCCGTCGACCCGCGCGCCGAGCTCGCGACCCTGGTCACCAGGACCGTGGCCCGCGGAGGCGTCGTTCTGGTGCCCGCGTTCGCCGTCGGCCGGGCGCAGGCGGTCCTATGGCTTCTGCACGAGGCCATGGAGGCGGGCGAGGTACCCGACGTACCGGTCTACCTCGACAGCCCCATGGCCGCGCGGGTCGTCTCGCTCTACCTGGACCACGTCGCGCACCACCGACTCAGCCCGCGGCAGTGCGAGGCCGCCTTCGGGAGGGCCCGGGTCGCCATGAGCGTGGATGACTCCAAGCGCATAGACCAGCGGGCGGGGCCCATGGTGATCGTCGCTGGCGCCGGCATGCTGACGGGGGGTCGCATACTCCACCATCTCAAGGTGTTCGGCGGCGACCACAGGAACACGCTCATCTTGGCGGGACACCAGGCGGCCGGAACGCGCGGCGACGCGCTGATCAGGGGCGAGAAGGAGTTGCGCATACACGGTCGGGACTGGCCCGTGCGGTGTGAGGTCGCGCGGCTGGATGGGCTGTCCGCGCACGCCGACGGACGGGAGCTGCGGGCGTGGCTGGAAACGGCCCCGAGCCGGCCCCGCGTCATACACCTGGTGCACGGCGAGCCAGGGGAATTGGACGAGTTCAGACGTCGCCTACGGGGAGCGGCCCCGTCGGTACGGGTCGCCGACCATCTCGAGAGATGGTGCCCAGTCCCCTAG
- a CDS encoding ZIP family metal transporter: MSATPAPVLALIAGVFTWTLTALGAAVVLARRDFPRPVLDAMLGFAAGVMIAAAFWSLLAPATEVARAQGARPWLVVTAGFLLGGFVLLVADQIVPHLHPFMKPPRAEGISTQWERSTLLVLAITLHNVPEGLAVGVAFGAAAHPLLGAGTEYAPAVALAVGIGLQNLPEGAAVAFPLRQAGVSRAKAFWYGQLSGVVEPVAAVLGALAVASISILLPYALAFAAGAMLYVVVEELIPEAQQSGRADLATVATLCGFALMTMLDLALG; encoded by the coding sequence ATGTCCGCTACACCCGCGCCCGTCCTCGCCCTGATAGCCGGCGTGTTCACCTGGACGCTGACGGCGTTGGGCGCGGCGGTCGTGCTGGCGCGTCGCGATTTTCCACGGCCGGTGCTCGACGCGATGCTCGGCTTCGCGGCCGGCGTGATGATCGCCGCCGCCTTCTGGTCCCTGCTGGCGCCGGCCACGGAGGTCGCCCGCGCGCAGGGGGCGCGGCCGTGGCTGGTCGTCACCGCGGGCTTCCTTCTGGGCGGCTTTGTGCTGCTGGTGGCGGATCAGATCGTGCCGCACCTGCATCCGTTCATGAAGCCCCCGCGAGCCGAAGGAATCTCAACGCAGTGGGAGCGGAGCACCCTCCTGGTTCTGGCCATCACGCTGCACAACGTGCCGGAGGGTCTGGCGGTGGGAGTGGCCTTCGGCGCGGCCGCCCACCCGCTCTTGGGAGCGGGTACGGAGTACGCTCCCGCGGTGGCCCTGGCGGTCGGCATAGGCCTGCAGAACCTGCCGGAAGGAGCCGCCGTGGCGTTTCCGCTGCGTCAGGCGGGCGTGTCGCGGGCCAAAGCGTTCTGGTACGGCCAGCTTTCCGGCGTGGTCGAGCCCGTCGCCGCGGTGCTGGGCGCGCTGGCGGTCGCCTCGATCAGCATATTGCTCCCCTATGCCCTCGCTTTCGCGGCTGGGGCGATGCTCTACGTGGTCGTGGAGGAGCTGATTCCCGAGGCGCAGCAGAGCGGGCGGGCCGACCTGGCCACGGTGGCGACGCTGTGCGGCTTCGCGCTGATGACCATGCTCGACCTGGCCCTGGGCTGA
- a CDS encoding BON domain-containing protein: protein MDEDRELRQDVMDELQWEPGLDAAAIGVACEDEVITMTGHVPTYHDKLRAEAAAKRVGVMAVANDLIVHPMTIQTRDDTDIAKAAKRALEWNVSVPEDAVTVIVTDGRVTLEGEVEWRYQRSAAETAVRYLLGVKGVSNQIRVVPAAQPTEVRQKIRSALTRSAALDADRIQVNVTGTRITLSGNVRSWAERDDAENAAWAAPGVTSVTNELMVRRLAAVTI from the coding sequence ATGGACGAAGACAGAGAACTGCGGCAGGACGTCATGGATGAGTTGCAGTGGGAACCCGGACTCGACGCGGCCGCCATCGGCGTCGCGTGCGAAGACGAGGTGATCACCATGACCGGTCACGTGCCCACCTATCACGACAAGCTGCGCGCCGAGGCCGCCGCGAAGCGGGTCGGCGTCATGGCGGTGGCCAATGACCTGATCGTGCACCCCATGACGATCCAGACGCGAGACGACACAGACATCGCGAAAGCCGCCAAACGGGCCCTCGAATGGAACGTGTCGGTTCCCGAGGACGCCGTGACGGTGATCGTGACAGATGGCCGTGTGACCCTCGAAGGAGAGGTCGAGTGGAGGTATCAGCGGTCCGCCGCGGAGACAGCCGTGCGGTACCTGCTCGGGGTCAAAGGCGTTTCGAACCAGATTCGTGTGGTGCCCGCGGCGCAGCCCACCGAGGTGCGGCAGAAGATTCGGTCCGCGCTGACCCGCAGCGCCGCTCTCGACGCCGACAGGATCCAGGTCAACGTGACCGGGACACGGATCACGTTGAGCGGCAACGTGCGGTCCTGGGCCGAGCGGGATGACGCGGAGAACGCGGCCTGGGCCGCGCCCGGCGTGACGTCCGTGACCAACGAACTGATGGTCCGGAGGCTGGCGGCCGTCACTATCTGA
- a CDS encoding heme-binding domain-containing protein: protein MKKPSGRSLAYLAAGLVVALILAQLIPVNRSNPPIGAELEAPAAVLEVLRRSCYDCHSNETTWPWYSRVAPVSWLVARDVSEGREAVNYSVWGSYPAGELAELLEETWEEVAEGEMPPAMYVWLHSEARLTTADREILRSWAADGDR from the coding sequence ATGAAGAAACCCAGCGGGCGGTCCCTGGCCTATCTTGCGGCCGGCCTGGTCGTCGCTCTGATCCTGGCGCAACTGATCCCGGTGAATCGGAGCAACCCCCCGATCGGCGCCGAGCTGGAGGCTCCGGCCGCGGTCCTGGAAGTGCTTCGGCGATCCTGCTACGACTGTCATTCCAACGAGACCACGTGGCCGTGGTACAGCCGCGTGGCGCCCGTGTCCTGGCTCGTGGCCCGCGACGTGAGCGAGGGCCGTGAAGCCGTCAACTACTCGGTTTGGGGCTCCTATCCCGCGGGAGAGCTCGCGGAGTTGCTCGAGGAGACCTGGGAGGAAGTCGCAGAAGGCGAGATGCCGCCGGCGATGTATGTATGGCTCCACTCGGAAGCCCGCCTGACAACAGCGGATCGTGAGATCCTGAGGAGTTGGGCGGCCGACGGGGATCGGTAA
- a CDS encoding L,D-transpeptidase, with protein MSRARLTAAVALGGLVLAMSVGRRWEPPASAGADPADRLGTRSLSSAVAGPAAVGCALADASTAPDGPTRADMELRLNVPAFRLDVLQEGVVDASFPVAVGAPRYPTPAGEYEVTEITWNPGWHPPDSEWALGRDPEPPGPENPMGRVKLRFDSLLFIHGTPDTVSIGSPSSHGCVRLSNDDVLRLADLVLASTATAAPVEATASDDTVPQTVSLERPVRLSVVYRIAEVRDGRLELHPDVYGLASSPVQEVLRLLEDAGLDITERVSRSVREALPGPDEASTAIPIDSLRTGSP; from the coding sequence GTGTCGCGCGCGCGCCTGACAGCCGCCGTCGCCCTGGGCGGGCTGGTTCTGGCCATGTCCGTGGGGCGTCGGTGGGAGCCGCCGGCCTCGGCGGGCGCGGACCCCGCTGACCGCCTCGGAACTCGGTCGCTGAGCTCCGCCGTAGCCGGCCCGGCGGCAGTCGGCTGCGCTTTGGCCGATGCGTCGACCGCACCCGACGGCCCCACGCGCGCCGACATGGAGCTGCGTCTGAACGTGCCCGCGTTCCGGCTCGACGTGCTCCAGGAGGGCGTGGTGGACGCGAGCTTCCCGGTGGCGGTGGGCGCGCCGCGCTACCCGACCCCCGCGGGCGAGTACGAGGTTACCGAGATCACGTGGAACCCGGGCTGGCACCCTCCGGACAGCGAGTGGGCCCTGGGCCGCGACCCCGAGCCTCCCGGGCCGGAGAACCCCATGGGTCGCGTGAAGCTGCGCTTCGACAGCCTGCTGTTCATCCACGGGACGCCCGACACCGTGTCGATCGGAAGCCCGTCTTCGCACGGCTGCGTACGGCTGAGCAACGACGATGTCCTGCGCCTGGCGGACCTGGTACTCGCCTCTACGGCCACGGCGGCCCCCGTCGAGGCCACCGCGAGCGACGACACGGTTCCGCAGACGGTATCACTCGAGCGGCCCGTGAGGCTTTCGGTCGTCTACCGGATCGCCGAGGTTCGCGACGGACGCCTTGAACTGCACCCCGATGTCTATGGGCTCGCGTCGTCACCGGTTCAGGAGGTCTTGCGGCTGCTGGAGGACGCCGGATTGGACATCACCGAACGCGTCAGCCGCAGCGTGCGCGAAGCGCTGCCCGGGCCGGACGAGGCGTCGACCGCAATCCCCATCGACTCACTGAGGACGGGCTCGCCATGA
- a CDS encoding universal stress protein, whose protein sequence is MKKILLPLDGSPLADQAIPHAAALARAFNAEILCLRVVGGGEAEGSLEWRLERAEAASYLADVAAVLSGAGCRASVELSVGRASEQILHCARAAGADVIALTSHGRGGMTDFSLSGTAFKVLSRAPCSIMVVPSKEGATVARRPAIYESVLVGLGQTPRSDWAARLAATIARTHDAELILAHALPVAATIDGGDIPETSAQDLQRSTASAAKRHLKSLTGELKDGSLRMATVVLTGPDPARAIRRAASAAGASLIVTAVGAPQEGGRPSYGEVSNALLGGTDVPILVLHDSTIEPRYRLAPQSNRWSRKALPAAP, encoded by the coding sequence ATGAAGAAGATTCTGCTCCCTCTCGACGGCTCACCCCTCGCTGACCAGGCCATCCCTCACGCGGCGGCGCTCGCTCGCGCCTTCAACGCCGAAATTCTGTGTTTGCGCGTAGTGGGAGGAGGAGAGGCCGAGGGAAGCCTGGAATGGCGGCTGGAAAGAGCTGAGGCGGCGAGCTATCTGGCCGATGTGGCGGCCGTGCTTTCCGGCGCTGGTTGCAGGGCGTCCGTCGAGCTCTCGGTGGGGCGCGCCTCCGAGCAGATACTCCATTGCGCGCGTGCCGCGGGCGCAGATGTAATCGCGTTGACGAGTCACGGTCGCGGTGGCATGACCGACTTCAGCCTGAGCGGAACGGCGTTCAAGGTCCTGTCCAGAGCGCCCTGCTCGATCATGGTCGTGCCTTCGAAGGAGGGCGCGACGGTGGCCAGGCGCCCGGCTATCTACGAGTCGGTCCTGGTGGGGCTGGGGCAGACGCCTCGATCCGACTGGGCCGCCCGGCTCGCCGCGACCATCGCCAGGACGCACGACGCGGAACTGATCCTGGCCCATGCGCTGCCCGTCGCCGCCACGATCGACGGCGGGGACATCCCGGAAACGTCCGCCCAGGACCTGCAGCGCTCGACGGCCTCGGCCGCCAAGCGGCACCTGAAGTCGCTGACCGGAGAGCTCAAGGACGGATCACTGCGGATGGCTACCGTCGTGCTCACCGGACCGGACCCGGCCCGCGCCATTCGGCGGGCCGCCTCGGCGGCCGGCGCCTCGCTCATCGTGACCGCCGTGGGGGCGCCCCAGGAAGGCGGGCGGCCTTCGTACGGCGAGGTGTCCAACGCGTTGCTCGGAGGCACCGACGTGCCGATTCTGGTGCTTCACGACTCGACCATCGAGCCCCGCTATCGGCTGGCGCCGCAATCGAATCGATGGAGTAGGAAGGCGCTGCCGGCGGCGCCATGA
- a CDS encoding CDP-alcohol phosphatidyltransferase family protein, which yields MNLLSAPNLISLLRIPLAAAFLLFEAMPTRLAVLALAAVSDFADGKIARARSQTSRLGELLDPVADKTFMLVAFVTLALQRDLPVWTIPAFLTRDIGVALGVGVLLLRGRAGRWPSRLPGKAVTWMQFGGVGVALVWPGGAPWFAIFVAAAGLVALRDYARSART from the coding sequence ATGAACCTGCTGAGCGCCCCCAATCTGATCAGCCTGCTGCGCATTCCCCTGGCTGCGGCGTTCCTGCTGTTCGAGGCCATGCCGACGCGGCTCGCGGTGCTCGCGCTGGCGGCGGTCAGCGACTTCGCGGACGGCAAGATCGCCCGCGCGCGATCGCAGACCTCGCGCCTGGGGGAGCTTCTGGACCCCGTCGCCGACAAGACGTTCATGCTGGTGGCGTTCGTCACCCTGGCGCTGCAGCGGGATCTGCCCGTGTGGACCATCCCGGCGTTCCTGACCCGCGACATCGGCGTGGCCCTGGGCGTAGGAGTGCTTCTGCTGCGCGGCCGCGCCGGGCGGTGGCCGTCCCGACTGCCGGGCAAGGCGGTCACCTGGATGCAGTTCGGCGGCGTGGGCGTGGCGCTGGTGTGGCCCGGCGGGGCGCCGTGGTTCGCGATCTTCGTGGCCGCCGCGGGCCTGGTCGCGTTGCGCGACTATGCGCGCTCGGCGCGCACGTAG